GAACGTGTACTTCACGCGGGGGGCGACGGAGAGCCCCATCGCCTCGGTGCCGAGGAACATGCGGCCGGCGATGTCGAGGCCGAGCGAGAAGTGGTCGAACTGGGTCGCCCACTCCGCACCGAGACCGGCGCCGACCAGCGGCACCGGGCCGTCCTTGCCCGCGAAGGCAACCGGCTCGAGGAAGCCCACGCCGCCGAGGAGGCGACCGGTGAGCATCAGCCGGGGCGCGACCTGGTAACCGTAGAGGGCAGAAGCCTCGATCAGGTGCGCGCTCCAGTTGTTCGACAGGACCGTCGCCGCCCCGGTCTCCGGGTCGATGGTGCTGTCCTGGCAGGGAACCGCCGCCGCCTCGTTGTAGAGGTCGCCGAAACACGAGCCGGCAGAGGTGCCGATCGCGTAGCCAGCGCC
This region of Vulgatibacter sp. genomic DNA includes:
- the cglE gene encoding adventurous gliding motility protein CglE; protein product: MKLLRPLLSVALAIAVLVPAVAQAATPMQGVPTQIRRGFFTETDLGAFFTMGGNGKSPSDAQVYFHLGAGYDLYAQGDHLFSLGAGYAIGTSAGSCFGDLYNEAAAVPCQDSTIDPETGAATVLSNNWSAHLIEASALYGYQVAPRLMLTGRLLGGVGFLEPVAFAGKDGPVPLVGAGLGAEWATQFDHFSLGLDIAGRMFLGTEAMGLSVAPRVKYTF